In Candidatus Sedimenticola sp. (ex Thyasira tokunagai), the following proteins share a genomic window:
- a CDS encoding SprT family zinc-dependent metalloprotease, with translation MPTLLPLWRATRTTGKQCGLTATGDYQPSLRSPWLAATDDNIRLAVVSKLSWIKKQQQVFKDQVRQSERRYVSGECHYFFGRRCRLELIELGAKPEIKLLRSGKLKMCVRPGAALETKEKLLNAWYREELKKIIPELLEKWQPVVGRQIKDWGIKKMKTKWGSCNVEQRRIWLNLELAKKPPECLEYILVHELVHLIERNHNQRFIEWMDQFLPNWRISKKILNTSPLANEDWIY, from the coding sequence ATGCCTACTTTGCTTCCCCTCTGGCGCGCTACGCGCACGACGGGTAAGCAGTGCGGCCTCACGGCTACCGGGGATTACCAGCCTTCGCTTCGCTCTCCATGGCTGGCAGCGACGGACGACAACATTAGGTTGGCCGTGGTATCGAAATTGAGCTGGATTAAAAAGCAGCAACAGGTATTCAAGGATCAGGTTCGGCAATCAGAAAGGCGATACGTCTCCGGCGAGTGCCATTATTTTTTCGGTAGACGCTGCCGCCTTGAGTTGATTGAGTTGGGGGCCAAACCGGAGATCAAACTGTTGAGGTCCGGAAAACTGAAGATGTGCGTCAGGCCAGGGGCGGCGCTGGAGACCAAGGAGAAGTTGCTCAATGCCTGGTACCGGGAAGAGTTGAAGAAAATAATTCCTGAGCTACTCGAAAAATGGCAGCCGGTTGTGGGCAGGCAAATCAAGGACTGGGGTATCAAAAAGATGAAAACCAAATGGGGTAGCTGCAATGTTGAGCAGCGCCGTATCTGGTTGAACCTGGAGCTGGCTAAAAAACCACCGGAGTGCCTGGAATATATTTTAGTGCATGAACTCGTTCATTTAATTGAGCGTAATCACAACCAACGATTTATAGAATGGATGGATCAGTTTCTGCCTAATTGGCGAATAAGTAAGAAAATTTTAAATACCTCTCCCCTCGCAAATGAGGATTGGATTTATTAG
- a CDS encoding DUF1488 domain-containing protein: MKLHFPNPSRSFDESHNRVLFWGYDKTMEVSFYLETAALKRLCPMMNNAEAEFLKAFDTSREKIYEVADKIYRRGGGGKGTYAYVLVAEDF, translated from the coding sequence ATGAAATTGCACTTTCCGAACCCAAGCCGAAGTTTTGATGAGAGCCATAACCGTGTCCTGTTTTGGGGATATGACAAAACGATGGAGGTCTCTTTCTATCTTGAAACGGCCGCCCTCAAACGGCTCTGTCCTATGATGAATAATGCCGAGGCGGAGTTTTTGAAGGCCTTCGATACTTCGCGGGAGAAGATCTACGAGGTTGCGGACAAGATTTATAGGCGCGGTGGGGGTGGTAAAGGAACCTATGCTTATGTCTTGGTCGCAGAGGATTTTTGA